From Drosophila yakuba strain Tai18E2 chromosome 2L, Prin_Dyak_Tai18E2_2.1, whole genome shotgun sequence, one genomic window encodes:
- the LOC6526653 gene encoding chromodomain-helicase-DNA-binding protein 1 isoform X1, which translates to MNFFYHSKPDKSKQFDPGSRALNESANSIGSDEQDDTREETNGTDHSGSGSGSSSGSDSDSDSSSGNSSDGRSSPEPEDKSLPVAGFPPTAAAAQADSKTNGFTDDQEDSSSDGSSGSDSDSDAEGPSNQRDQSINNANSSSSLSKPEQNEEEDNETEAGQQQPASDASADEASDSSANVSPTSSSSSSEEEEEDYRPKRTRQARKPPTAAEKSRKAPAPKNKKKTWDSDESDESEDSDEEVSTAQKRKPAATTSRSKLAQQQQRRRVKSFSSEDSDDDDASKRCATRRKGAAVSYKEASEDEATDSEDLLEFEYDESQAATTAATAEEEEKCETIERILAQRAGKKGCTGNQTTIYAIEENGFDPNAGFDEKQSSDAETESQFLIKWKGWSYIHNTWESEATLRDMKAKGMKKLDNFIKKEQEQAYWRRYAGPEDIDYFECQLELQHELLKSYNNVDRIIAKGSKPDDGTEEYLCKWQSLPYAESTWEDAALVLRKWQRCAEQFNDRESSKCTPSRHCRVIKYRPKFSRIKNQPEFLAAGLTLRDYQMDGLNWLLHSWCKENSVILADEMGLGKTIQTICFLYSLFKLHHLYGPFLCVVPLSTMTAWQREFDLWAPDMNVVTYLGDIKSRELIQQYEWQFEGSKRLKFNCILTTYEIVLKDKQFLGTLQWAALLVDEAHRLKNDDSLLYKSLKEFDTNHRLLITGTPLQNSLKELWALLHFIMPDKFDTWENFEVQHGNAEDKGYTRLHQQLEPYILRRVKKDVEKSLPAKVEQILRVEMTSLQKQYYKWILTKNFDALRKGKRGSTSTFLNIVIELKKCCNHAALIRPSEFELMGLQQDEALQTLLKGSGKLVLLDKLLCRLKETGHRVLIFSQMVRMLDVLADYLQKRHFPFQRLDGSIKGEMRRQALDHFNAEGSQDFCFLLSTRAGGLGINLATADTVIIFDSDWNPQNDLQAQARAHRIGQKNQVNIYRLVTARSVEEQIVERAKQKMVLDHLVIQRMDTTGRTVLDKSGNGHSSNSNPFNKDDLSAILKFGAEELFKDEQEHDDDLVCDIDEILRRAETRNEDPEMPADDLLSAFKVASIAAFEEEPSDSVNKQDQNAAGEEDDSKDWDDIIPEGFRKAIDDQERAKEMEDLYLPPRRKTAANQNEGKRGAGKGGKAKQQADDSGGDSDYELGSDGSGDDGRPRKRGRPTMKEKITGFTDAELRRFIRSYKKFPAPLQRMEAIACDAELQEKPLAELKRLGEMLHDRCVQFLHEHKEEESKTAATDETPGAKQRRARATFSVKLGGVSFNAKKLLACEQELQPLNEIMPSMPEERQQWSFNIKTRAPVFDVEWGNEEDTKLLCGIFQYGIGSWEQMKLDPTLKLTDKILLNDTRKPQAKQLQSRAEYLLKIIKKNVELTKGGQRRQRRPRASRVNDAKAASQSASSAIDGKPHDGEDAGGDARTVTESSNSQVDPSAASPHNAPAAEQHGGTAKKAKKSKARSKKTSASDNNGNKPMHFTANNEPRALEVLGDLDPSIFNECKEKMRPVKKALKALDQPDVSLSDQDQLQHTRDCLLQIGKQIDVCLNPYAETEKKEWRSNLWYFVSKFTELDAKRLFKIYKHALKQKAGGDGEAKGKDKDSPDSPAKSKRNGVTAEEKDKERDKSGGKKKKKDKDKERSGQLRYPETGAPSSGRYANDSPLKRKRDENDADASSGLAGAPGGGIGDHLKSMSFKRLNMERHEDRKKHHRGADYYGGSGPPMGSGGYEGGSNSRRQGPTSPSTPRGGRGGYDPPPAPSGYTPEMERWHSRERYSQEYKRERYDGYPRSGGGQGSYHRERDRRPDKRRYPSGLPPHPYSSHYLPPNYYGLPNGAVPVLPPPSSGYRSDPRGYPVMPRDYPADYRRSDYERRTQT; encoded by the exons ATGAATTTCTTCTATCATTCGAAACCAGACAAGTCAAAACAGTTTGATCCAGGCAGTCGT GCACTCAATGAATCGGCGAATAGTATTGGCTCAGACGAACAAGATGACACTCGGGAAGAGACCAATGGCACCGACCatagtggcagtggcagcggtTCTTCTTCCGGCTCAGACTCAGATTCAGACAGCTCCTCGGGCAACTCTAGTGATGGACGCAGTTCGCCAGAGCCCGAGGACAAATCGTTACCGGTGGCAGGGTTTCCACCGACAGCCGCTGCTGCCCAGGCGGACAGCAAGACGAACGGGTTCACAGATGACCAGGAGGACAGCTCCAGTGACGGGTCCAGTGGCAGCGATTCCGATTCAGACGCCGAGGGCCCATCAAATCAAAGGGATCAGAGCATCAACAATGCCAACTCAAGCAGCAGTTTGTCCAAGCCGGAGCAgaacgaggaggaggacaaTGAGACTGAGGCtggtcagcagcagccagccagcgaTGCCTCTGCCGATGAAGCAAGTGATAGTTCTGCCAATGTCTCACCCACatcctccagcagcagcagt gaggaggaagaggaggactACAGACCCAAACGGACGCGCCAGGCGCGCAAACCACCGACTGCTGCTGAGAAATCCAGAAAAGCTCCTGCACccaagaacaagaagaaaaC CTGGGACTCGGACGAAAGCGATGAAAGCGAGGACAGTGATGAGGAGGTGTCCACCGCCCAAAAGCGCAAACCGGCAGCAACTACCTCTCGAAGCAAACTcgcacagcaacagcagcggcgcAGGGTGAAGTCCTTCAGTTCCGAGGACAGTGATGATGACGACGCTAGTAAACG CTGTGCCACACGGCGAAAGGGTGCTGCCGTTAGCTACAAGGAGGCCTCGGAGGACGAAGCCACCGACTCCGAGGACCTGCTAGAGTTTGAGTACGATGAAAGCCAGGCAGCCACCACTGCTGCTACagccgaggaggaggaaaagTGCGAAACCATCGAGCGCATCCTGGCGCAGCGTGCTGGGAAGAAGGGATGCACTGGCAACCAGACAACGATCTACGCCATCGAGGAGAATGGCTTCGATCCAAATGCTGGGTTTGATGAAAAGCAAAGTTCAGACGCGGAGACCGAGTCACAGTTCCTGATCAAATGGAAGGGCTGGTCGTACATCCACAACACCTGGGAATCTGAGGCCACCTTGCGTGATATGAAGGCCAAGGGCATGAAGAAGCTGGATAACTTCATTaaaaaggagcaggagcaggccTACTGGCGTCGATACGCTGGCCCCGAGGATATCGACTACTTCGAGTgtcagctggagctgcagcacGAGCTGCTGAAGTCGTACAACAATGTGGACCGCATCATTGCCAAGGGCTCTAAGCCAGACGACGGCACCGAGGAGTATCTGTGCAAATGGCAGTCGCTCCCGTACGCCGAATCCACATGGGAGGATGCCGCCCTGGTGCTTCGCAAGTGGCAACGCTGCGCAGAGCAATTCAACGACCGCGAGTCCTCCAAATGCACACCTTCCCGCCACTGCAGAGTGATCAAGTATCGCCCAAAGTTCTCTCGAATAAAGAACCAGCCGGAATTTCTCGCGGCAGGCCTAACTCTTAGGGATTACCAAATGGACGGCCTGAACTGGCTGCTGCACTCATGGTGCAAGGAGAACTCGGTGATCCTGGCCGATGAGATGGGCCTCGGCAAGACCATTCAAACTATTTGCTTCCTGTACTCGCTATTCAAGCTCCATCATCTGTACGGGCCGTTCCTGTGCGTGGTGCCACTTAGCACAATGACGGCCTGGCAGCGGGAGTTTGACCTGTGGGCGCCGGACATGAATGTAGTCACGTACCTCGGGGACATTAAATCGCGCGAGCTCATTCAGCAGTACGAGTGGCAGTTTGAGGGCTCCAAGCGGCTCAAGTTCAATTGCATTCTCACAACTTATGAGATTGTGCTCAAGGATAAGCAATTCCTGGGCACGCTCCAGTGGGCTGCGCTCCTGGTGGACGAGGCGCATCGCCTTAAGAACGACGACTCACTGCTTTACAAGTCGCTAAAGGAGTTCGACACCAACCATCGACTGCTCATAACAGGTACGCCGCTGCAGAACTCGCTAAAGGAGCTCTGGGCTTTGCTGCACTTCATCATGCCGGATAAGTTTGATACGTGGGAGAATTTCGAGGTGCAGCACGGCAATGCCGAGGACAAGGGATACACTCGGTTGCATCAGCAGTTGGAGCCGTATATTCTGAGGAGAGTGAAGAAGGATGTGGAAAAATCGCTGCCGGCTAAGGTGGAGCAGATCCTGCGGGTCGAGATGACCTCGTTGCAGAAACAGTACTACAAGTGGATCCTCACCAAGAATTTTGATGCGCTGCGCAAGGGAAAACGCGGCAGCACCTCCACTTTCCTCAACATAGTCATTGAGCTAAAGAAGTGCTGCAACCACGCGGCTCTCATCCGGCCCTCCGAGTTTGAGCTTATGGGTCTGCAGCAGGATGAGGCACTACAAACTCTACTGAAGGGATCCGGAAAGCTTGTGCTGCTCGACAAGCTGCTCTGCCGACTGAAAGAGACGGGCCACCGCGTGCTGATTTTTTCCCAAATGGTGCGCATGCTGGATGTGCTGGCTGACTATCTGCAGAAGCGTCACTTTCCATTCCAGCGGCTCGACGGCAGCATAAAAGGAGAGATGCGGCGCCAGGCTCTGGATCACTTCAATGCCGAGGGCAGCCAGGACTTTTGCTTCCTGCTGTCGACAAGGGCTGGTGGATTGGGCATTAACTTGGCCACAGCCGATACGGTGATTATCTTCGACTCTGATTGGAACCCTCAAAACGATTTACAAGCGCAGGCGAGAGCGCATCGAATCGGTCAGAAAAACCAGGTTAACATTTATCGCCTGGTCACCGCGCGATCGGTGGAGGAACAGATCGTGGAGCGAGCCAAACAGAAAATGGTGCTGGACCACCTGGTCATTCAGCGGATGGACACTACCGGGCGGACTGTCCTCGATAAGAGCGGCAACGGGCACTCGTCCAACTCAAATCCGTTCAACAAGGACGATCTTTCTGCCATCTTGAAGTTTGGTGCAGAGGAGCTGTTCAAGGACGAACAGGAACATGACGACGACTTGGTTTGTGACATTGATGAAATCCTGCGCAGGGCCGAGACCCGCAACGAAGACCCTGAAATGCCAGCAGACGACCTCTTATCCGCTTTTAAAGTAGCCAGCATAGCTGCATTCGAAGAGGAACCAAGTGATTCGGTTAACAAGCAGGACCAAAATGCCGCCGGCGAAGAGGATGACAGTAAGGACTGGGACGACATCATTCCGGAAGGCTTCCGCAAAGCGATCGACGATCAGGAGCGAGCTAAGGAGATGGAAGATCTCTACTTGCCACCCCGAAGGAAAACTGCCGCTAACCAAAACGAAGGCAAGCGTGGAGCCGGTAAGGGAGGCAAGGCGAAACAGCAGGCAGACGACTCCGGTGGCGACTCGGACTACGAGCTGGGCTCCGATGGCAGTGGTGACGATGGACGACCACGCAAACGGGGGCGGCCTACCATGAAGGAGAAGATCACTGGATTCACGGATGCGGAGTTGCGTCGCTTCATTCGCAGTTACAAAAAGTTTCCCGCTCCTCTGCAGCGCATGGAGGCCATCGCATGTGATGCTGAGCTGCAAGAGAAGCCACTCGCGGAACTAAAGCGCCTCGGAGAGATGCTGCACGACCGCTGCGTTCAGTTTCTGCACGAGCACAAGGAGGAAGAGAGTAAGACTGCGGCGACGGACGAGACGCCGGGCGCCAAGCAGCGCCGCGCACGCGCCACCTTCTCCGTGAAGCTGGGTGGCGTCTCTTTTAATGCCAAAAAGCTGCTGGCCTGCGAGCAGGAGCTTCAGCCCCTCAATGAGATCATGCCCAGCATGCCCGAGGAGCGCCAGCAATGGAGCTTCAATATCAAGACACGCGCCCCGGTCTTTGACGTGGAGTGGGGCAACGAGGAGGACACCAAGCTACTGTGCGGCATTTTCCAGTACGGCATTGGATCCTGGGAGCAGATGAAGCTGGACCCCACGCTCAAGCTGACCGACAAGATTTTGTTAAACGACACGCGGAAGCCGCAGGCCAAACAGCTGCAGTCGCGTGCCGAGTACCTGCTCAAGATCATCAAGAAGAACGTGGAGCTGACCAAGGGAGGACAACGACGACAACGGCGTCCCCGAGCATCGCGAGTCAACGATGCCAAGGCGGCAAGCCAGTCTGCTAGTTCGGCCATCGATGGTAAGCCGCACGATGGCGAGGACGCTGGTGGCGATGCACGCACCGTCACCGAAAGCAGCAACAGTCAAGTAGATCCATCCGCCGCGTCGCCGCACAATGCTCCAGCCGCGGAACAGCACGGCGGCACTGCGAAGAAAGCCAAGAAGTCGAAGGCTCGGTCAAAGAAGACCAGCGCCTCggacaacaacggcaacaagcCGATGCACTTTACGGCGAACAATGAACCAAGGGCTTTAGAGGTGCTGGGTGACCTAGATCCCAGCATATTCAATGAGTGCAAGGAAAAGATGCGGCCGGTGAAAAAGGCCCTGAAGGCGCTGGACCAGCCGGACGTCAGTCTCTCCGACCAGGATCAGCTGCAGCACACCAGGGATTGTCTGCTTCAAATTGGCAAGCAGATCGATGTTTGCCTCAATCCCTACGCCGAGACAGAGAAAAAGGAATGGCGCAGTAACCTGTGGTACTTTGTCTCCAAGTTCACCGAGTTGGATGCCAAGCGCCTCTTCAAAATCTACAAGCACGCACTCAAGCAGAAAGCGGGCGGCGATGGCGAGGCGAAGGGAAAAGACAAGGACTCGCCAGACAGTCCGGCCAAGTCCAAACGCAACGGCGTGACGGCTGAAGAAAAGGACAAGGAGCGAGACAAAAGTGGGggcaaaaagaagaaaaaggacaaggacaaggaaCGCAGTGGACAGTTGCGATATCCGGAAACGGGTGCACCCTCCTCTGGTCGTTACGCAAACGACTCTCCCCTGAAGCGCAAGCGTGATGAGAACGACGCTGATGCAAGCAGCGGATTGGCTGGTGCCCCCGGCGGAGGCATCGGCGACCATCTCAAGTCCATGTCTTTCAAGCGGTTGAACATGGAACGCCATGAGGACCGTAAGAAGCACCATCGCGGTGCCGATTACTACGGTGGCAGTGGCCCACCCATGGGAAGCGGGGGCTATGAAGGCGGCAGCAATTCCCGGCGCCAGGGCCCCACATCCCCATCTACGCCTCGCGGAGGCCGGGGCGGCTATGATCCACCGCCCGCGCCATCCGGCTACACCCCGGAAATGGAGCGGTGGCATTCCCGCGAAAG ATACAGCCAGGAATACAAACGGGAGCGCTACGATGGATATCCTCGCAGTGGAGGAGGTCAAGGCAGTTACCATCGCGAACGCGATCGACGTCCTGACAAGCGCAG ATATCCCTCTGGCTTGCCACCGCATCCTTACTCAAGCCACTACCTGCCGCCCAACTACTATGGATTGCCGAATGGAGCCGTTCCAGTCCTGCCGCCACCATCGTCCGGTTACCGCAGTGATCCGCGCGGATATCCGGTCATGCCGCGAGACTATCCTGCCGACTACAGACGCAGCGACTACGAGCGGCGCACGCAAACCTGA